Proteins encoded together in one Urocitellus parryii isolate mUroPar1 chromosome 3, mUroPar1.hap1, whole genome shotgun sequence window:
- the Atp5f1d gene encoding ATP synthase F(1) complex subunit delta, mitochondrial, producing the protein MLPSALLRRTGLGRLVRQARAFAEAAAAPAPAAGPGQMSFTFASPTQVFFNGANVRQVDVPTLTGAFGILAAHVPTLQVLRPGLVVVHAEDGSTTKYFVSSGSITVNADSSVQLLAEEAVTLDMLDLGAARANLEKAQSELSGAADEATRAEIQIRIEANEALVKALE; encoded by the exons ATGCTTCCCTCCGCCCTACTCCGCCGCACGGGCTTGGGCCGCCTTGTGCGCCAGGCGCGCGCCTTCGCTGAGGCTGCCGCCGCCCCGGCCCCCGCCGCCGGCCCGGGTCAGATGTCCTTCACCTTCGCCTCCCCGACGCAG GTGTTCTTCAATGGTGCCAACGTCCGCCAGGTGGACGTGCCCACGCTGACTGGAGCCTTTGGCATTCTGGCAGCCCATGTGCCCACTCTGCAGGTCCTACGGCCAGGGCTGGTCGTGGTTCACGCAGAAGATGGCAGCACTACTAAATACTTCG TGAGCAGCGGTTCTATCACAGTTAATGCAGACTCCTCAGTGCAGTTACTGGCAGAAGAAGCTGTGACACTGGACATGTTGGACCTGGGG GCCGCCAGGGCCAACTTGGAGAAGGCCCAGTCGGAGCTGTCAGGGGCAGCAGATGAGGCCACTCGGGCAGAGATCCAGATCCGAATCGAGGCCAATGAGGCCCTGGTGAAAGCCCTGGAATAG